The sequence below is a genomic window from Microbulbifer hydrolyticus.
GACGATGGTCGTCTACCTCCGCGCTGCCTGGCCCGCCCTGACTGCTGACGAGCCTGGAAAAAAAGGCTGAGGTAGGGGCCTCTCAACTCCAATTAACTGGCCATTCCACATTTTTCGCGAAAGGTGATTTTCGCGCCGAAAACTATTGTGTACGATCGTTCCATTGAAGTAATAACACGACAATGGAGTGGCCTGTGCAGTGGTCTGGTCTTGTTTCGTTCTGCTTGCCCTTCAAGCGCAATCGCATCCTCCTGACTGGCGTTTTGCTGGGGCTTATTTCATCTGCCGGCTATGCGCAGGATTATGAGCGGCGTGAGTGGCTGCCGCGTTGGTCCGATACGGATCGTGACTGTCAGGATACCCGCCACGAGCTTCTGATCCGCTATTCCCTGGCGCCTGTCACCTATACCAGGCCGGATGGTTGCAAAGTCGCCTCCGGCCTGTGGCTGGATCCGTACACCGGGAATTTCTTTGAGAAAGCATCTGACCTGGATGTGGAGCACATCGTCCCGCTCAAGTGGGCGCACGACCACGGTGCCGCCGGCTGGAGCAGCGAGAAAAAGCGCATGTTCGCAGAAGACCCGGATAACCTTTGGTTGGTCGACGATGGCCGCAACCAAAGTAAAGGGCACCGTGGCCCGGACCAGTGGATGCCACCCTACGGGCCGGTTCGCCGACACTACATCCAGCGATTTATGGCAGTGATGAAAAAATACGGTCTCGAATATACCGCGGAGGAACAGCAGATATTTCTCGCTTTGCTTGAGCGCCGGCACGGCTGAAGTCAGCCTGGCAGGCTCGACAGCAATTCGTTAAATCTACCCTCCATGACCTGCTAGAAAATACGCATCGACAGCGGCGACAACAACATGGTCGCGCTGGCAATGAGTACGGTAAGGATCGCCGTGTTGCTCGTCCCGGTCCGTATCAAAACGGTAATAGGCGCATTTAGAGCACAGCGTGTTTTACACGATTCGGGGAAAGCTTAGGTGAGAAAGGAGGGTGGTGCCCAGAGCCGGACTTGAACCGGCACGTCCCAAAGGACGGGAGATTTTAAGTCTCCTGTGTCTACCAATTCCACCATCCGGGCAGATAGGGCGATCACTGGGATGGAGAACAGGTCCAGTGACGGAGCCAGCCTCAGAGTGGGCTGGAAAGAAAATGGAGGCTAGGGTCGGAATCGAACCGGCGTACACGGAGTTGCAGTCCGCTGCATGACCACTCTGCCACCTAGCCTTAGGTGGTGAAAACGCCGCGGATTCTAGCGGATATGAGGCAAAAATCCTAGCATTTTCTGATACTTACGTGCCGCAGGGCGTGTAAGAGGGCGCTATTCTATGGGTTGTCGGGGATTAGTCAAGGGGAAGTGTTCTGGAAGGTGAGGGTGATGGTTAATTGGTCAGAAGTTCACCGCAGACTCCCTTAATAACTCAGGGCAATACGCGAGAATTTTCTATTGCCAATTGATCTAAAGTTTTCTCGGCCGCGAGCTGGCAATCCCCCGGTGGTGGCTAATACTGAGAGTAGCTGGCTAGCACACATCTCCCCCACGTCGTGTTTAGTAGTGCCGGCCGGGCACCTTCCTCCATACGGGTGCCCAGTGTGTTGTAAGGATGAAATCCTCCAAGTTTCACTCCTAATGGTCTTGGCCCTGACGCTCTCCCCCCCCGTCGTCAGGGCTTTTTTTTGCCTGAAAGAAATGTTCGCTCCAGTTGTGGCAGCGGGCCTCCCGCAGCTTCCTCGGCCATGCTGCGGAATTTATCGAGCGTTACTTTTCCGCGCTCCTCCGCGAGGGCTGTAACCACATCATCCAGGCTGCGTTTGCCGTCGCTGGACTTCTGAATCTCCTGGTCTATCTCATGTAATACCACCACAGCTCTGGCGGTGATGGGGCCGGACGAGCGCTTTACCAGCAGGTTGGGAGATTCTTCGCCCCAATCGGCGAGTTCCGCCAGAGCCTCGTCGTATCGTCGCTGACTGATACCGCCGGTGCGTCGAAGTGTCTCCAGCGAGTAGTACTCCGCAATGCCCTCTACAATCCAGTCGCTTTCTTTATCCCCACGGATACCGGTCGCCACATGCACAAGCTCATGCAGCATGCTGCTGGTGCGGTTACCTGAAATTAGCGGCCTGTCGGCATGCATGAACAGGGAGCGCGTGCCGGAAAGTCCGCCGCGCCACATAGGGTCGCCTGCGATGACGACCAGCAGCTGTTTCGGGAATTGTGGAAACACCTTCTTCAGTTCAGGCAGTGTCCAGCTCAGGAACGCCAGCGTGTCCTGCCGGCGGATTCCCTTGCCGAGTGGTCCCGCAATCACGGTATCGGTTCCGTCGATCACATCCTGGCGGCTGCCGATATGACCGGCTATCAGCCAGCCTTTTGGCCGAATAAAGCGGCGGCCCGGGTCTTTGAGCTTAAAAGTCCCATTGTCGGTTTTGTTATACGGTGCCAGTACATTCCAGCCTTCGGGGGCTTCGATCTCCAGTATGGCCCTGGACTTAAGACGCTTTGGAGCCTTGGCAGCAATCGGCGGGATCAGCTTGTCGCTGCGCAGAATGGACCATTTGTCGGTGATTCGTGAGTCGTAACGTCCGGATGACTTCTTCTCATCGATCACAAAATCGTAGGAAACGCTGGACGAGTCGGCAGCGGGCTCCCAGATTGCTTTGTCACCCTCGATACTAACGATTTCGGTTCCCGTCAGGTTTTTATGCCGCTCGGGATTCAGATGTAAGGTGAGCCTGCCGGGAAGCTGGTCGCCCTTGAGGTTGATGGATACATGAGCAACACCGCGCGCCGGATCAAGCCGGGCCTTGTACAGGATGTTGTAGTACTCGGTGTCTTTCGCCGCGGCGCAGGCAGCGGCAGAGACTAGCAGGGCGGCGCTCAGGAGCGCGCGAAAAATCCAGGGCATCAATTCGGGACTCTACTTGTAATGCTTGTGTAGTCAATGTCATGCGCGACCATACCGCCGCGCCTAGTCCATCTGACAGCGTACAAGCGTAACAGTGCCATTTGAGGATGCTCAAATACTGAATAAATAGAAAGAGGGGGGGGAGGGAAAAGAAATGGTCGGTGAGAGAGGATTCGAACCTCCGACCCCTTCGTCCCGAACGAAGTGCGCTACCAGGCTGCGCTACTCACCGACTTGTTGAGCATTGATTTCGCCGCGTGTTGCCATCGGACTAATGCTCTGGGCTTCGTTGTGAAGCGGGCGGCATTATAACAGCCGCGACGCCTCTGTAAACCACTGATTTCATTAAATTTAGCACTCGGTCGCCAGAACGCCCGGGTACCGGGATCAGTCCTTGATCTGGCGGATCAGGCCTTCCTGGGTTGTCGAGGCTACCAGGCGTCCATCACGGGAGAAAATCTGTCCACGACAGTAACCGCGAGCGCCACTGGCCGAGGGGCTGTCGGTCACATACAACAGCCAGTCATCGGCGCGGAACGGGCGGTGGAACCACATCGCATGGTCCAGGCTGGCAGGCATCAGGTGGGGGTCGAACAGGCTGATGGGGTGCGGTTGCAGGGCCGTGCCAAGTAGCGCCATGTCGGACGCATAGCAGAGTGCGCTGCGGTGCTCGATCGGACTGTCTGACAGCTTACTGTCCACCTTGAACCAGAACAAGCAGCGAGGCTCGCGCACGGCGTTGTCAAAGTAGCTCATTGGATCAACTGGGCGAAAATCGACCATATAGCGCCGCTGGTTTTGCGCAGCGCCATTCATTCCTGCCTCTTCGGCAAGTTGCTGGGTGTTTTTCAGGGTTTCGGGTTGCTTCACGCCTTCCGTGGGCATTTCCGCCTGATGATCGAACCCTGGCTCCTCGATATGGAAGGATGCCGACATATTAAAGATCGCTTTGCCATTCTGTTGCGCAACAACCCGTCGGGTGGTGAAGCTGCCGCCATCACGGATCCGGTCCACGTCATAGATGACAGGCATCTCGCTGGAACCCGGGCGCAGGAAGTAGGCGTGCAGGGAATGGGGAAGGCGGTCCTCAACCGTACGCGCGGCGGCCATCAGGGCCTGGCCCAGTACCTGGCCACCGAACAACACCTTGCGGTAATTTTCCACGTGGGCTCGGCTGCGGTACAGATTGCTGTCCAGTCTTTCGACGTCCAGTAGCTTGCTCAAAGAGTCCTGCATGAGATGGCCACCTATCCTATTAGTTGTGGGTTCTTCGCGAGCCGGCTTCAGTGGGGCTCCGGGTAACGGGCAATGATAGCAAGTAATGGCTCCGTAGCTATTGCGGATCCTCTCAGCCCCGCTGTCATTAACTGCTGAGCGGATGGACTTCCAGAACTCCGGTGTCTCGGAGGCTGGTGGATATCGGGCTGCCGCCAATGAAAGGCGCACAGTCTTGCGCATTCGGCGCCGGTTGCATCGAATTTCTTTTCCATCGCTAGGGAATTGCCTATCATTCATGAATGGATAGTCAATTTCAGTCTACAAATTCACGGACAGCTAAGGTCGGAAGTATGGATAAGGCAAAAGAGAAGGTTCAGCGTTTTCGCGCGCGAGAGCAGCGTATCCTGGATGCGGCACTGGAGCTGCTTCTGGAGCACGGCGAGGAAAAAGTAACCGTTGAGCAGATCGCCGAGCGGGTAGATATCGGTAAAGGCACCATCTACAAGCACTTCATCTCCAAGACCGAGATCTACATGCGCCTGCTGATGGACTATGAAAAATCGCTCACTGAGCGCCTGAAGAGCGCCGTTGCCACCGCAGAGCAAGGTGATATCACGGCTCCCGCGCGCGCCTATTTCGAGTGCCGAATGGCGGATCCTGCGCGCGATCGCTTGTTCCAGCGGCTTGAGGAAAAGATTATCGCGCTGAATTTGGCGCCAGAGATGATTGCGGAGCTGCACGCGCTGCGAAACTCCAATGCGTCAGCGCTAAACCGCGTGTTTGAGCGCCGTATGGAGCAGGGCGTACTGAAAAAAGTACCGGCGTACTATTACTACTCCACGTACTGGGCCCTGGTGCAGGGTGCGGTAGAGCTCTACCACTCCAAGTCTTTCTCCGACGTGATTGAGGATCGTGAAGGCCTGATGGAGTTCATCATGGATGTCGGGGTGCATATTGGCGACATGTCTGGCCGACGCGCTACAGGCCCGTCTTCCGTCGGCGATCAACCCCAAACACCATCTTCCACCCCGGGCAGCAGCTTTGGCTGAGCCACTTTTTAAGCAGCTCGAAAAGCTCCAGGAGGAATTCCGCGGCCACCCGCCGGTGGCCAAGTGGAATCCGGAGCTTTGCGGTGACATGGATCTTGTCATCCAGGCAGATGGCCATTGGATCCATGAAGGTACTGAAATCAAGCGCCAGCCGCTCGTGAAGCTTTTCGCGAGTATCCTGAAGCGGGAAGGGCGCCATTACTTCCTGGTTACCCCAGTCGAGAAGTGGCGTATCCGTGTTGAAGACGTTCCTTTTCTGGTCACCCAGGCCGCGCGCGAGGGCGACCAGGTACTTC
It includes:
- a CDS encoding acyl-CoA thioesterase, with amino-acid sequence MQDSLSKLLDVERLDSNLYRSRAHVENYRKVLFGGQVLGQALMAAARTVEDRLPHSLHAYFLRPGSSEMPVIYDVDRIRDGGSFTTRRVVAQQNGKAIFNMSASFHIEEPGFDHQAEMPTEGVKQPETLKNTQQLAEEAGMNGAAQNQRRYMVDFRPVDPMSYFDNAVREPRCLFWFKVDSKLSDSPIEHRSALCYASDMALLGTALQPHPISLFDPHLMPASLDHAMWFHRPFRADDWLLYVTDSPSASGARGYCRGQIFSRDGRLVASTTQEGLIRQIKD
- a CDS encoding DUF1285 domain-containing protein, which translates into the protein MAEPLFKQLEKLQEEFRGHPPVAKWNPELCGDMDLVIQADGHWIHEGTEIKRQPLVKLFASILKREGRHYFLVTPVEKWRIRVEDVPFLVTQAAREGDQVLLTTNTGDVIPLDKSHPLILKPYGDPPQPIPYIKVRGDLEGRMSRDVYYQLIDWAEPRPPQEPPARLCQLWLKSNGEEFLLGEY
- a CDS encoding TetR/AcrR family transcriptional regulator; the encoded protein is MDKAKEKVQRFRAREQRILDAALELLLEHGEEKVTVEQIAERVDIGKGTIYKHFISKTEIYMRLLMDYEKSLTERLKSAVATAEQGDITAPARAYFECRMADPARDRLFQRLEEKIIALNLAPEMIAELHALRNSNASALNRVFERRMEQGVLKKVPAYYYYSTYWALVQGAVELYHSKSFSDVIEDREGLMEFIMDVGVHIGDMSGRRATGPSSVGDQPQTPSSTPGSSFG
- a CDS encoding GmrSD restriction endonuclease domain-containing protein, with product MQWSGLVSFCLPFKRNRILLTGVLLGLISSAGYAQDYERREWLPRWSDTDRDCQDTRHELLIRYSLAPVTYTRPDGCKVASGLWLDPYTGNFFEKASDLDVEHIVPLKWAHDHGAAGWSSEKKRMFAEDPDNLWLVDDGRNQSKGHRGPDQWMPPYGPVRRHYIQRFMAVMKKYGLEYTAEEQQIFLALLERRHG